The Oncorhynchus tshawytscha isolate Ot180627B linkage group LG16, Otsh_v2.0, whole genome shotgun sequence nucleotide sequence TTTCTCTATTGCATGCCGCCGCAGGAAACTGGTGCAACCAACTGGAGAAACCTAGTGGCAACAGTGCCACCAGGGGAAATTTGTGTGACTCGCTGATATGACCGTCGCAATTAAGATTTGAACATATTGTGCCCCACACATTCTTCTAAAGGGACTGATCAGTCATTAGCAAGCTCATACACAAGAGGCACATGACATTGTGTTTTTGTAAAAAGTCAAGTAAAGTGAAACGGAGAAAAAGAGAATGAACTCCACAGAGTAGCTCTTACATCATCAGCACCATCTAGATCAGGTAGGTCATCTTCCCCTCCCATGTTGTTCATCATCTGCAATCAGAATCACAAAGAACAGTCTGAGCCAAATATCATCATGCTGCCATGTACTCATTTGTACAGTCTTGGCCCAACCGTCCATACAGCAATCAAGAGCAAGTTCACCAGTTGCCCTAGAGCCCTTACTTTAGCCATTGCTTCTTGTGTGTTGAACGCCATATCCCCATCTCCTACCTCTGAGAAACGATCGAAGTTGCCTAGCTCCTCATCCGAATCGTCCTCCCAGTCTTTCCAGTTGTTAAAGTCGACACTGAGCCAAGTTAGCTGTTGAGGGATAACACGCATGACAAAAAGCTTGCAGATGCTCGTTTGGAGGTCATCTTCCTGGCTCCTTACATGCATTTAGAATTCAGCGTGTTCCGAAATCAATTATCAACCAATACTTAAGCAcagaacttttatttaactatatATGGCAAATACATTAGACACTAGAACTGACCTTAGCCTTCTCTTTTGTTAGCCTCAGCCACGGCTTCCCAGGTTCTGCTTTTCgcaaacaacacaacactgaccGATCTGTGCGTTTGTGCAtggattcctgtgtgtgtgtgtacaagagaTACATGAACACTTTCATTCCGCAAAATTAAGTTCCATTACTTATACCTCATGCAATCTGTACCTCGTCCCGAGGACAGGGTGACAATGTAATGAAGTGATTGAGTGCCTCACATTTTGATCAATGGCTTCGAAAAGGTCTACTTCATTCTCGTGTTTGACTTGGTCAGTTCCTCCAAGACAACTGGTAAAGGGAGGGGTGAAAAGAATTCAGCATAAATTTGACTTAAAATGGATTCTCCGGAACTTATGTATACTTTTTAACCAGTAGTTCTGAAGGTAGCACTCACAAGCCAAAGTGAGCCccgacacatccagcccaaagtggGAGGGTTAAAATATACTTAGTAGTTGCTAAAGTCCCGGAGCACATATTTAAAATGAATTAGAAGGATTTTCAAATGCCTAGAGCAGTTCGGCAAACCTTTTCTTTAAAACTCCATTGACAGATGTCATAACTCACCTGAAAGCAAACTTTGCTTTCTCGAAATTGATCTTGACATCCTTGCTGTCCGCTACGCAGAACTCGATGTAGACGGAGTCCCGTCTGTCATACCACTTAGCAGTCGCTGGATGCCTGGAAACACAGATCAAGAAACTCAAAGAATGCCAATGTACTACATAATATTTTGTGAATTGAGAAAAGCACCGCAGGACAGAATGGTTGGCTTCAGGAGAATCAGAATAGCAAAAGTTACTGTATCTATCATCACTGGAGAGGGAGAATCTCCTGCTGGTATTTACCAGCAATGTTGTCTTGGATCGCAAACTGCATGCAAATCACCCTAAATCATTACTAATAGTGGGAGGCGGGGACAAACGGCTGTGAAGCACCTGCATGGAGCAGGGGGGACACAGTTGCGAGTTGTGACACAAAGGCTCACCGTCAAAGACAGGTGTATCAGGTTGCCAATAAGGCATCAATTTGCTGCGAGTACAGTAAAGGCAAGATGGTTCCAAAATGGAAAACGGCTGAGCATTTATTAAAAAGCAACCCGGCTGTCAACAAATTCACAGTGATCATATCAAAAGAGGATGGAAAATACTGATGCTATGTCAAAGCTGATTGAAACATCTATAGCTCTTCAAAGCTGGCATTATGTCATGCCAATCACATATGCAAACTCAACTGTGATCATTTAAAAACATTAGATTTTTTTCATTAATTTAACTACTTCCTGCTCTCATgtgattctgttacagttggaTTAGAAAAGCCCCAATGCAAATGTAATTTCTCTTACCATACAGCTGatcttacagtgcattcggaaagaattcagaccccttgaattccCCCcccactttgttatgttacagccttattggaatggattaaattgtttttgtcCCCCCTTCAATCtatacaaaataccccataatgataaagcactcagtactttgaagaactttaggcagcgattacagcctcgagtcacaagcttggcacacttgtatttgagtttctcccattcttccctgcagatcctctcaagctctgtcaggttggaggagGAGCATCGCCGCACAGCCATTTTCACGTCTATCCAAAGATGTTCGACcggtcagggctctggctgggccactcaaggacattggaGACTTGTCGCACAGCCACTCCTGCTGGAAGCTGAACCTTCACCCTcagcctgaggtcctgagagtactgtagcaggttttcatcaaggacctctctgtacattgcttagttcatctttgcctcgatcctgactagtctcccagtccctgctgttgaaaaacaccaccatagcatgatgctgccaccacgcttcaccttacggatggtgccagattacctccagatgtgacacttagcattcaggccaaagagttcaatcttggtttcacccaACCAGAGTAActtgttcctcatggtctaagagtcatttggtgccttttggcaaactacaagcgggctgtcatgtgccttttactgaggagtggcttctgtctggacagtaacataaagacctgattggtggagtgctgcagagatggttgtccttctgaaaggttctttggagctctgtcagagtgatcatcgggttcttggtcacctccctgaccaaagtccttctccagattgctcagtttggctgggcggccagctctaggaagcgtcttggtggttccaaacttctttcatttaagaatgatggggacCATCGAtggttcttggggaccatcaatgctgcagacatttttggggaCCCTCctacagatctgtgccttgacacaatcttgtctctgagTTCTATGGACAACTCCTTCGGCCTCGTGActgggtttttgctctgacagacattgtcaactgtgagacctttcATTTTGTTGACAGgtttgtgcttttccaaatcatgtccattcaattgaatttaccacaggagaatgccaatgaagttgtagaatcagctcaagaatgatcaatagaaacaggatacagctgaactcaattttgagtctcatagcaaaggttcgggatacttatgtaaatgtggtatttctgtttttattttaaatacatttgctaacatttctacaGACAAGTTATAGATTTGTCATTAAGGAGTAGTGTGTGTACAGGTGAGGGGGATTTTTTTCCGccctccattttagaataaggctttaacataaAATGTGgcaaaattgcaaaaatcgctgaagttggagacttatctccctcaccaactgcagctgtacatagtctatcggtaaatagcccacccattttcacctacctcatccccatactgtttttatttatttacttttctgctcttttgcacaccaatatctctacctgtacatgaccatctgatcatttatcactccagtgttaatctgcaaaattgtaattattcgcctacctcctcatgcctttgcacacaatgtatatagactcaccttttttttctactgtgttattgacttgttaattgtttactccatgtgtaactcttgtctgttcacactgctatgctttatcttggccaggtcgcagttgcaaatgagaacttgttctcaaactagcctacctgattaaataaaggtgaaataaaaaataaaataaaaagtgggaAAAGTCAACgtgcctgaatactttccgaaatcacgtaacgttagctactaTTAAGGACAGTCAACAATGAGCATGCTGTATCATTAGCAATCTCGCTTGGCTTCCTTACAGCTACAGTCAGCAGTAGGATAAACAGTCTTTCATTTTGTTGAGAGCAACTGGACATTATCTAACCATTTCATTATTTCTATAAATCCTCTTAAGCTGGCTAGCTACTTAGGCTAGATAGAGCTCTTTGAACGCTAACGTTACATCTCGTGAATGGATTTCCGTTCTGTGGTTAACGTAAGCTAACTAGCTAGGTAGGTAAGGCCAACCCATGGTGATTGATATATATGCTAACTAATCTAGCTAGTTAATAAAGTTAATCAGTTGTAGAATATGTTTTGCTACCTGGCTAGCGTTAGCTCACTGGAACATGGACAGGAAAACACGCCATGCGGAGCCATGCACTTGACCACACTAACgcgttagctagccagccaacttCCGTTACTGTAAGCTAGATAGTTAGCCAGTTAACTAGTTAGTTTCTACTAATGGGCAAAATTCCCATTAGCCAAAAGGGACTGAGTAAACAGAAAACGAGTAAATATTAAGTTGGCTAACGTTAGTAGCTAGCGCTAGTTATCAAATGATGGTTATTGGCATTCTCATGAACTTGCATTGTAAATGAGCTTGGTAGTTAACAGATAGCTATGAAAGAAGGCCCATCATCGCTAGGTGTTCATCCCGTCTTTCGCGAAAGCATGTTGGTATGCTAGGTAGCTAGCAGCATAACGAACCCAacgacgttagctagctactggcGCTAGCGTCCTTTTGCTGTCTAAAATTGTACAGGAGCACGCGCTCGCCATTCCTCAAACTTACATGTCTTGTTGTATGTCAAATGCCGTTGTGATCGCCGTCTCCTTGGGGATACACAATTCAATTTAGAATACTGTCCTTGTGGGGATTTCGTTTCAATGGGCTGTAGAAAAGTGTGCGAGAACTACAGAACTGTGTATTGTATTCTACACACTGCAAGGCCACCCTGTCTTACACCTCGAGGACTCCGAATCGGACCTGACGCTGTGACGCAGCTACCGCGCCTTCGACGTTTCTAGAGCCTTCACGAGCAGGGTTGCCAGGTCTAGTCACATTTTCTTACGCCCAGTGAACTACTCAACATCTACGGCAAGGCCTGAACACTAGCCCGAATGTTTGTTTTCAGCAGCAAGAGGGGAGTTGCCACAATTAGccccacaattttttttttctttttttttttttacataacgTTATCGAGCGAATTAAGGACTATTGACGTAATTTATAATGACTGGGGGTGAAATCAGTTTTACATCAAAATAATAATTGTGAGCTAACGTGACTATAATTCGCCTTTATTAAACTCGCCAGATCATTTTCCATCAATGGATGTTAACTCGTTTGACTGCCATGATTGTCAATAAATCCCTTAAATGCATAACGATAGACAAATCCAACAGAGTTTGTGGGGTGAAAATTCGACAGAGGATCTCGAAATCTCTGTGCAAGAAATTTGTacgaatttaaaaaataacaaatgtTAGGCTATTTTTTTGTCAATTGTGCCAGATGTTAAAACTACAAACCGTTATAGATGGCATATTTGCGAGATTGACTTGTCATTTCAATAGGCATAGGCTAATTACATTTCCCCgatagcctacagtagcctatgcaaGATGTAAAGTGGACGATTTAGCAGCTTGCTTAGTTCAAATTGAGTCTCATTTAACGTAAATAACGAGGTAAGAAGTGCTCCTGTTGCCCAAACGCCTGCTGGAATAGGCTACTGAGGATGGGGTTGTAATTTCAATCACCGAATCATATATTAATAATATGTGGCACACGTTTATTTGCAATGCCGCCAGTgatttcaacatatttattgaATTAAATGGTTGGATACAGTAACCTACATAGGCATAGAAATTACTAGGCTACTTAATGGCCAACATATGTAACCTTCTCAACATGTAATGTCAGTTTCATTGTGGACTTCTCCCCATAACAGAAGTTCCATAACTTCAATTTGAAATGTCCCTCGCTCGATAACCAATGACTGACTGCATGTTTTGCTTGATATGGTTTTCCATAAACAAAGTCGACATTAGAAGGCAGTTTCAACCAATTTATCTCATGCGCTCTATGGCGCCTAAAGTCGTTTTCCTGTGCTTTGTCGCGGTATTTCTTGACGCACATCAGCGCGTTAATATTTTATGGAAAAAGTTAAGGAAATCGGTGTCTCCATAATGACAACCTAAATAGCATACCTACAACTGCTAAGACGTTGTCATGACGTGCTTCTGTCTTGGGGATCCTGAGTGGCaatgcagtgctagaggcgtcactacagacctgggttcgatcctgggttgtatcacaaccggccttgatcgggagtcccatagggtagcGTCCGGGTCAGGTAAGGGTTTGGCCagagtaggcagtcattgtaaataagaatttgttcttaacctttatttaactaggcaagttaaatAAAATGCCTCTTCACTCATGTGACTCAGCTACCATATgttttgccaaagcaagtgaaataggtaAACGAATgctcagtaaacattacacacacacagaagttccaaaggaagacatttcaaatgtcatattatggctatataacgatgtgcaaatagttaaagcacAAAAGggaacataaatatgggttcttCACTGTTGCCCAtctcttgtggcaacaggtcacacatactgctgctgtgacggcacactgtggtatttcacccagtatatgagagtttatcaaaattggatgtgTTCGAATTCTTTGTGTCTGAAATCTCACTCAATCTGCCTGATAATCAgcagcaggtcacagtgaaatatatacactgctcaaaaaaataaagggaacacttaaacaacacaatgtaactccaaatcaatcacacttctgtgaaatcaaactgtccacttaggtagcaacactgattgacaaatttcacatgctgttgtgcaaatggaatagacaacaggtggaaattataggcaattagcaagacacctccaataaaggagtggttctgcaggtggtgaccacagaccacttctcagttcctatgcttcctggctgatgttttggtcacttttgaatgctggtggtgctttcactctagtggtagcatgagacagagtctacaacccacacaagtggctcaggtagtgcagctcatccaggatggcacatcaatgcgagctgtggcaagaaggtttgctgtgtctgtcagcgtagtgtccagagcatggaggcgctaccaggagacaggccagtacatcaggagacgtggaggagaccgtaggagggcaacaacccagcagcaggaccgctacctccacctttgtgcaaggaggagcactgccagagccctgcaaaatgacctccagcaggccacaaatgtgcatgtgtctgctcaaatggtcagaaacagactccatgagggtggtatgagggcccgacgtccacaggtgggggttgtgcttacagcccaacaccgtgcaggacgtttggcatttgccagagaacaccaagattggcaaattcgccactggcgccctgtgctcttcacagatgaaagcaggttcacactgagcacatgtgacagacgtgacagagtggagacactgtggagaacgttctgctgcctgcaacatcctccggtttggcggtgggtcagtcatggtgtgggttagccgcacagccctccatgtgctcgccagaggtagcatgACTGCCATtatgtaccgagatgagatcctcagaccccttgtgagaccatatgctggtgtggtgggccctgggttcctcctaatgcaagacaatgctagacctcatgtggctggagtgtgtcagcagttcctgcaagaggaaggcattgatgctatggactggcccgcgcgttccccagacctgaatccaattgaggacatgtctcgctccatccaccaacgccacgttgcaccacactGTCCAAGAGTTGGCGGATACTTTAGTCccggtctgggaggagatccctcaggagaccatccgccacctcatcaggagcatgcccaggcgttgtagggaggtcatacacactgagcctcatttggacttgttttaaggacattacatcaacgttggatcagcctgtgtggttttccactttaattttgtgtgactccaaatccagacctccatgggttgataaatttgatttccattgataattgtgtgatttgttgtcagcacattcaactatgaaaaagaaaaaagtatttaagaatatgtcattcattcagatctaggatgttatttcagtgttccctttttttttgagcagtgtatattaagaAAAATGCCAAACCCTAGATAGCAGCATACTTGACcccaggtagcttagtggttgggccagtaaccgaaaggttgctagctcaaatcccagagctgacaaggtagacaTCTGTCActctgcccccgaacaaggcagttaacccactgttcctaggccgtcattataagaatttgttcataactgacctgcctagttttTAAAAAGTGGTTGACCTGGCCTGACCACATCTACGGTTACTCTATTCCTAGCCTTTATCATTAGGGGGGGATGGGGAAACACCCTGTATCAGGGGTTAACATACCTACTCTTCGAAACACTCTGGGTCGATGCCTGGTATATTATCATAAGCATCAGTCAGGTATTTCTAGGATATCATACTAATGCTTGAAATGGTTTGGGGCCCAAAATATCAGACACTACTCTTTGTATTCCCATTTACCAACCTTCCCCGAGTGCATGCCACAGCTTCCTTGATCCATCAGTAACTCAAGAGGGGCAGTTTTCACTTGACGTCTTCTGATGAGTCATAGTAACAGTAGATAGATTTCCAGTACCAGCTCATGAAAACTCCACCCTTCCGACTTAAATCTGTGGTGCACTCCTCTGTGTAGAATGTATATTGAACTGCCGAAATAAGATATCCAGTCCTACAATATTATTTAAGACAAGGGACTTCTGAAAGTTCAGTAAAACAGAGCAGAGTTTACACCTATAAAGGACTCAACTGTATTCAATATCCCTGTTCAGACAAATCCCTTGGAGACAAGTGTTCCTTAGAGACGACGTGTCAGATGCATAATTTCACAAAATGAAAGACAAGTGGGAAACCGCATCGATTTACCAAGCCACATCTTTATTTCTACCTTGGGTATAAATTGTACCAACGATAGATTAAAATCAGCAACCTTTCAGAACCCCGTCGACTCCAGCAGCCTACATCGTCAACTCCTGTGAATATAAGAACACAATGTGTTGATGCATGTACAAACTAAGCCCCATCATAGTTAACACTGCTTTGCTCTTAAGACAGAAAGGTTGGCTTCAGTAGTCTCAGAAGAACGAAAGTCACTATCAGTCATCAATGAAGAGAAATTATCTCCTGCTGGTAGATCCCATGGTAACTTGGTCACAATTCAAATCTACAAATATTTGGAGTGAAGGGAACCCTGTGCCAGATATGATTTTGTCTGGCGACAAGGGGAATTGTGTGCTAAAAATGACTTACCATAATTGCGTTGACAAtgtcgttgttgttgtttttcagggCACGTACAGCCTTCGCTCGCGACACGTTCGCTTGTGACATCACAAGTTCAATGTCCTTCACCTCGACCCCGGTCTCGTCAACCTATGCATTGAGACAAAACCTTAGTATATATACATTTGACAGTCAACTCGCACTGCAATTCACTATCATCTCCAGGGGATATTGGGCTTTTGGATTGGGCCCATAAATTACCCCATTAAGCATGGGAGACTACTACAATCAAACTACATGGAAAttatgtttacctttatttaactaggaaagtcagttaagaacaaattcttattttcaatgacggcctaggaacagtgggtgaactgccttgttcagaggcagaacgacagatttttaccttgtcagctcagggattcgaacttgcaacctttcggttacttgtccaacgctctaaccactagactcagAGCTATACAATTGAATGTACAACAAAACATATGGTGCCCGATTTTTGATAATGTACAAACTAAACCCTATCATTAGTTAAGTGCTCTTCTCAGGACAGAGGGTTTGGCTTCAGTAGACTCAGAAGAACGAAAGTCACTGTATCAATCATCACTGAAGAGAAATTAACTCCTGCCTATTACATAGTAACTTTTTCACCCCTCAatgccctcacctcttcctcttcgCTCTCCTCCTGTACGGTGGGCGTCTGTGTGTTTTCCTGGATGTTCGACACAGCTTCTCCCTGTACCTTGAACTTCTCTGCCGCTGCCAACTGGGCCTGCTGTGAGAGATCCTCGATCTGAGACACAAAGGGAGAGAAACGGGCAGATATATCAGTGCGGTATCCTTTAGCAAGAACACCAACACCTTGGTTGAAGGATATTACACTGCATATTTGACTGATAACCAGAATCGCATACTATCGTGAAAGAACAGTCTAAACTAGATGGAACAATGCCAATAGCATTTCAGATTTAAAAGGGGACCAGAAAATACAATTATAACGGTATCCTGGATCTATCTTACCTTAGCCTCACCAAAGACAATGTAAGTGTCTGATGCAGGGCTCTTGTAGACATCTGGTTTGGTGATGACGAATAGGATGTTCTTAGACTTGCGAATGGTAACCCTGGTGACCCCCGTCACCTGCCTGAGGCCAAGCTTTGACATTGCCTGAAGAAAAGCAAATCAAGGGTTATATTTTGACTGGAACCGTACTCCTGAACTATCCATTGTTTATACGGATAGTTAAAGGTGGCATAGTCATTTACATTTTTCAACGTACACTTTTAAGATGGGAATGTCTAATGAAAATATGATGGAGTCCAGACAGTTTTTAAAAAGCTAGTTACCTTTCGTGCCTTCTTTTCACTACGGCTCTGTTTGGCTTTGCTAACGGGTTCCTCATCTATTTCTGCAGCAGCTGcaagctgcgggggggggggggaaagaCATTTATCCTCCTTTAATGGCAGTCAAGGTTTCAGAGTGCGAGCAAAAAAACTCTACCCATATGTAAGAATATGGCATGAATGGTGAAAACAAAAGAAATGAAAGTATCCCTAAACCGTTGCTCTTCTCAGGACAGAGGGGTTGGCTTCAGTAGACTCAGAAGAACGAAAGTCACTGTTATCAATCATCACTGAAGAGTCAAGGATCTATTCTTAAACAGATACT carries:
- the LOC112215791 gene encoding prostaglandin E synthase 3 isoform X1, with amino-acid sequence MHPATAKWYDRRDSVYIEFCVADSKDVKINFEKAKFAFSCLGGTDQVKHENEVDLFEAIDQNESMHKRTDRSVLCCLRKAEPGKPWLRLTKEKAKLTWLSVDFNNWKDWEDDSDEELGNFDRFSEVGDGDMAFNTQEAMAKMMNNMGGEDDLPDLDGADDDESADSDDEKMPDLE
- the LOC112215790 gene encoding nascent polypeptide-associated complex subunit alpha isoform X3, which encodes MPGEATETVPVTEQEMQQPQVETGSGTESDSDESVPDLEEQDSAQTQQAQLAAAAEIDEEPVSKAKQSRSEKKARKAMSKLGLRQVTGVTRVTIRKSKNILFVITKPDVYKSPASDTYIVFGEAKIEDLSQQAQLAAAEKFKVQGEAVSNIQENTQTPTVQEESEEEEVDETGVEVKDIELVMSQANVSRAKAVRALKNNNNDIVNAIMELTM
- the LOC112215791 gene encoding prostaglandin E synthase 3 isoform X2, producing MHPATAKWYDRRDSVYIEFCVADSKDVKINFEKAKFAFSCLGGTDQVKHENEVDLFEAIDQNESMHKRTDRSVLCCLRKAEPGKPWLRLTKEKAKLTWLSVDFNNWKDWEDDSDEELGNFDRFSEMMNNMGGEDDLPDLDGADDDESADSDDEKMPDLE